GCATAAGCGCCGAATCTCAGTGCGATACATTGCCGCTCAACCGGGGATCAATAGATCCGTTGTTATCATCCTGCACGCTCACCTTCACCTTTCCAAGGTGTCTGCCTGATGGGTCCCAAGAATGCTGATGCTTGAGCAGAAGAGGAACCGGATAATGAACCGGGAAATGCTGACCCTCGTGAGAGCGGATCCGGAGAGATTCATGGCCCAGGATGAAGCGCGGATTCCTCACTTCGATCCGGAAACCAAAGCTGAGTCTAAGCAATAGGAGCATCCCTTCTTTCCGACGCCACGAAAATTCAAGGTCACGAAGTTATCCAGCACGATGTTATCCAGGAAGGTCATGGTTACAGTGTTCTGGGATTCTCCTCGTGGAGCTCTTGGATCATGGTCACACCAGTAACGGACCATACTCTACTGAATTACTGGGGAAGGCTCGGGAGACTTCACTCAAGAACATGACGGCCATGAACAAAGTGGTGTCCTGCGACTTCGAATTGTTGCCTCATCCCCTTTATTTCCCTAATGTGGGAAGACCAAGGAGGTCATTGGAGGGGTTCAACCCGCCATTCTTCAGGGACGGATTTTCGCAGCTGATGAAGGACTGGAGAAGCGGATCACGGTCAAAGGCATTGATTGAACACCCCtcgtgtataaatagatataagtatataaatatatatatatatatatattatatgtatattatatatatacatatatatatatatatatatatatatatatatatatatatatgtgtgtgtgtgtgtgtgtgtgtgtgtgtgtgagtgtgtgtgtgtgggtatgtgtgtgtgtgtgtgtgtgtgtgcgtgcgtgcgtgcgtgtgtgtgtgagtgcgtgtgagtgtgagtgtttgtgtgtgtgggtgtctgtgtacatatacatacacacacacacacacacacatatatatatatatatatatatatatatatatacatatatatgtatatatttatctaattatatttgtatatattcatatatatgtgtatgtttatagatatgtacatatatacatatgtatttatatatatatatatatatatatatatatatatacatacacacacacacacacatacatacatacatatatattatatgtatatatatatgttttttttactccTTGGTTATGCCACTGAAGAcctttcgtgtatgtatgtatgtatatatatatatatatatatatatatatatatatatgtgtgtgtgtgtgtgtgagtgtgtgtgtgtgtgtgtgtgtgtgtgtgtacatatacatatacatatatgtatttttgtgtgtgtgtgtggatgtgtgtatacacacacacatacacacacacacatatatatacatacatatatatgtatatatatatatatgtatagagataagtatatatgtatgtatatgtatatatatatatatatatatatatatatacctatctgtgtgtgtgtgtgtgtttatatatatatatatacacatatatataattatatatacatatgtttatgtatatacatatatagatagatagatagatagatacaaagagaggtggatagatgtatataagtgtctacacagacacacgcatatatacttatatatatatatatatatatatatatatatatatatatatatatatatatatatatatatgcatccgtgCTTGTGTTTATTTTGAATTGACTGTAAAGAGGTTGTCACTAATAACATAGCTTATcaattgatataaattataattaaatcATCTCCAAAGCATATTACAATCATGTACAGCCTCGCCTGCATGACAAGCGCCGTCATCAGACAAGAGACAGAACGTCgatccttcctccctcgttcggCCGCCGTCACTGATAGGACACCTGAGCGACGAAGCCCGAGTCCGCGTTCACCGTGTACGTGACGACCTGAACGCGGCCGTCGGGAAGCAGCACGCGGTACTGTCCCGATGTGCTGTCGCCGCTACGGGTTTCCGcgtggccgaagtcgttgccgcTTTCGGGGTCCGCCACCTCGTAGCCGAATTCGTACTGGGCCTGCGAaaaggagagggattgagggattaAGGTAACTGAGATTACTTGGTATTTTGATTCGTTGTCGGGGAAGAGATCGTTAACGAAAGGGGAGAGTTACAAGCTGTGATAGCaatgccgtatatatatatattttttttttttgtaatcggaCTTCCAACGATATATAAGAATAGATATTCATACTATATTTCGTTTTCAGTTTAATGAAAGGATATCCATATGATAGAAATAAACCTAAACAAAAACATTTGCTACAATGAGAGtgaaaatatcaaaatcattatcccttcaaaacagagagagagagagaaagagagagagagagaaagagagagagagagagagagagagagagagagagagagagagagagagagagagagagagagagagagagagagagaaaagagagataaagagagagaggggggggaagagagagagagagagagagagagagggaagagagagagagggaagagagagagagagagggaagagagagagagggaagagagagagagagagagagagagagagagggggggggggggagagagcgagagagagagagaaaagagagagagagagagagcgagagagagagagagacagagagagagagagagagagagagagagagagagagagagagagagagagagagagagagagagagagagagagaaagagggagaaagagaaaaaaaaagagagagagcgagagagcactcACTGGAACGGcctgggagaaaagagagagagagggaggaagaaggaaaggagagagagaaagaaagaaagaaaagagagagagagagagagagaagagagagagagagagagagagagagagagagagagagagagagagagagagagagagaagagagagcgagagagcactcACAGGAACGGCCAGGGGATCCCTCACTTGCGGCGCTGACAGAGCCACTGCTGCCACTGCCAGGATCACAGTTGCCATGATAAGCTGAAAGAGTGTGAGTTGCACATAATTAATGTATGACAACTGATGGCAATTCAGTTTGTTGTTCACGTGTCTGTCTATGGGAATTTATTAACTATGTATCAATTAAATTTTATCGTTTATTTCTTACGTTAGTTTCTGGtataaggaaaatgttagaagatTAAGTATATCACAGTATATTACTATTCTGCTACAGAGATTATCAgaagtaatagaaaaaaacaaattaataaaacaataataataataatactcaaacACCAAGTAACCAACAGAACTCTTCAAACGTTTAAACACCCGATataacactctcactctccctctctctaccttgttGGAGATCATCCTTGATAAGAGAGCGAAGAGTGTGAACAACACGCAAGATAAGTCGTAACTGACTCTAAGATGTTTCTGCGCCGCTTAAGTAGTCTCGCAAGATGACCTTACCTCTGTTCCCTTCTCGCCTCCAGCGCTCTCACTTGTAATTAACTTGTCTTGCCTTTGCCTCATTCTGTCTGGATTTTCTGCcgtcctctcgtcctccctctgtCTGCAGGGCTGCCTTTGCTTCTGTCACTTCCCGACCTTCgccctttctttgtctgtctatttatctatctgtatgtatgtgtgtgtgtataaataaatgtgtgggtgtgtgtttgtgtatatatatatgtatgtatatatacatatataaatatatatatatatatatatatatatatatatatatatatatatacacacacacaagcagacatgcacacatatatgtgtgtgtgtgtgtttacacacacacacacacatatacatacacaataaatccagttttacaatgtgttttttttttaccatagtatcgacacggagtgttttaccattcatatatatatatatatatatatatatatatatatattcatatatatatatatgtatatatttatatgtacatgcatacacacacagacacacacacacatatatatatatatatatatatatatatatatatatatatatatcttgtaagtGTAGCAGCCCAATTAAGAAAGTAAAGGTGAATTATAATGTTTTAAAAGATTAAGTTTCAAACTTGAATACATGTCTGTGATACTTTGTCAGCATGGAACTCAACTAGATGATGATTCCTTACAAACATTTATGGTTGAAGTAGAATCCATTGTCAATAGTCGTTCACTGACACTGGACAGTATTTATTCAATAGGGAACTTGCCGCCACCAGGTAATTTTCAAAGAAATGATCTATATTCAAGGAAAAGATGATATAGTACAGTATTTAGCCAATGTGTTTTGGTCTAGATGGAAGAAAGAGTTTTTGCAATCTCCTCAAATCAGAGATAAGTACATTAAAACCAGAAGAGATGTGAAAGTGGGTGATATTGTGATTGTAAAGGATCGAAATGAAACTAGAAACTATTGGAAAATGGGTCGTGTAAGGGAAGTAATTTCTAATGAAGATGGACATGTAAGGAAAAAGATTATAATGTCTGCTTCATGTCTAGATAAAAATGGTAAAAggattaaataatttatttatgttgAGAGACCTATTCATAGTCTATTTATGTTATTAGAATACAAGGAATAGAATTTAACTTGATGTACTTTTAATATCCGGGGAAATCCCCGCCAAAGAGCTTTATTTGATATGTGATACCTCAGAtgattaatgttttatttatgtagttAGCTTCAAGACATAAAGTTTTATAAAGAATGTAGTTTTGAGGGACTATTATGTGAATAGTAAACTGTAAACAATTTAAGGGAGCCACGTAAGTGTAGCAGTCCAATTAAGAAAGTAAAGgtgaatgaaaatgttttaaaagattATGTTTCAAAGTTGAATACATAGACGGATATTGGAACTCGGTTGTTTACTTCAACGGCACCTGTGGTCGCCTAACAGCACCAGGCACTAATGTAGGGGTTTGGAGGTAAAGCACATTCTTTCAACTAGATTATTCATTCTATTACTATAACGTTATGTTTTATAAGTTTGTTAGCATTCAAAGATGTGCTTTAATTTAATTAAGTGTCTGAATTATCACAAGTTTAATAGTATATATGACCACGTGGCCATCGTTGTTACGTTCCACATTGTTTTATTTGCAGTTTTACATATGAGTACGGTCATGGAAGATATGGATGAACATGTAGAATTATATTTCATCAGTtatggagaatgaaggaagaagcaacaaggattgtttttctccagaatccattgaagtattcattcagttacacacacacacacacacacacacacacacacacacacacacacatatatatatatatatatatatatatatatatatatatatatatatacatatatatatatatgcacacacacacacacacacacacacaaatatatatgcatacatatacatatacatatatacatatacatatataaatatacaaatgtgtatatagatatatataaacacacccatatatttatgtgtgtgtataagtatatgcatatatataatatgtatgtatatatatctggatatatatcatatatctataaatctatttgtctatctgtgtgtgtgtgtgtgtgtgtgtgtgtgtatgtatgtgtatgtatgcgtgatgtgtgtgtaaatatatgtatacatatatgtatatgtatatgcatattcgtatatctattaatctttctgtctatctatctagctagctagctatctacacacacacacacacacacacacacacacacacatatatgcatatgtatatgtatgtatatgtatatctatttatctgaacatatataaatctatctatctatctatctgtgtgtatgtgtttgtgtgtgtgtgtgtgtgtgcgtgtgtgtgtgtgtgtgtgtgtgcgtgtatgtgtatgtgtgtgtttttatatatatatatatgtatatgtatatatgtatgtatatgtatatacatattcgtatatctataaatctttctgtctatctacctatctgtacacacacacacatatatgtatatatatatatatatatatatatatatatttatttatatatatatacactcatacatacatatatatctatatctatctatatatatatacatatatatctatatctatatatatatatatatatatatatgtatatgtgtgtgtgtgtgtgtatttctctctctctctctctctctctctctctctctctctctctctctctctctctctctctctctctctctctctctctgtgtttgtgtatatatatatatgtatatatacatacacacacacacacacacacacacacacacacacacacacacacacacacacacacacacacacacacacacacacacacttacacacacacacacacacatatatatatatatatatatataggtatatatatttctctctctctctctctctctctctctctctctctctctctctctctctctctctctctctctctctctctctctctctatctctctccatttcgcGAAGTACTCGTTTCCCCTTTTTGCAAATTGTTTTACAAGTCGGATCTTTCACGTAGACTGACAGTCGGCCTTGTCGCTCTCACAACATAAGACACAAGCCGCACTGTAACCCTTCCCTTTCACATAATATTGACCCATACACGCGGGCAAAATATAAGTAATTACACAGACGATAAAGTGCGGAACGCAAGTGTTTTTCTTCGCACTAtaaggagagaaatatatgttCTTGAACAAATATAAAAGGTAACTGGAAATAGTCTTGAAGGCAAgcctttttttcttcatgaaaAATATTCCTGATTTATATTAGCCGGTTGTTTAATTTCACCtagcgaatatatatacatatatatatatgtgtgtgtgtatacctgtacatatatacatatatgtatatatatttgtatgtatgtatgtatgtatatatatatgagcacacacacacacacacacacacacacacacacacacacacacacacacacacatatatatatatatatatatatatatatatatatatatatatatatatgtgtgtgtgtgtgtgtgtgtgtgtttgtatatataatatatatatgtatatatgtacgtattatatatatattatatctatctatatgtatacatgtaaatatacatgtataaatatatgtatatatacatgtatatatgtgtgtatatgcatatatatacatacatagatatatgaatatatatacacatatatatgtgtgtgtgtgtgcgtgcgtgtatgtgtgtgtgtgtgtgtgtgtgtgtgtgcgtgcgtgcgtgcatgcgtgcgtgtgtgtgtgtgtgtgtttgtgtgtgtgtgtgtgtgtgtgtgtgtgtgtacattatatgtatatatatatgtatatatatatatatgtatatatgtatatatacacacacacacatgcgtgtgtgtgtgtgtgtgtgtgtatgtgtgtgtgtgtatatgtatatatacataaatatatatatatgtatatatatatatgcatgtatgtatgtatgtatacataaaacatgCTTACTTAAGGTAATTATATACGTCAaatgtgtacattatacatatacacaaacacacacacacacacacacacgctcacacacacacacacacaaacacacacacacacacacacacacacacacacacacatgtaggtatgtgtatacacaaatataatatatatatatatatatatatatatatatatatatatatatgtgtgtgtgtgtgtgtgtgtgtgtgtgtgtgtgtgtgtataaataaataaatatatatatatgtatgtatacatgtatgtgtgtgtgtttgtgtgtatatatatacacatatatatatatatgaatatatatatatgtatgtatgaatgtatgtatgtatgtgtatatacgtgcatctacatacacacacaaacacacacacatacacccatacacacacacacacacacacacacacacacacatatatatatatatatatatatatatatatatatatatatatgtatatatgattatatgtatgtatgtattatatatatatatatatatatatatatatatatatatatatatgtatctatctatctatatatcttgtgtgtgtttgtgtgtgtgtgtgtgtgtgtgtgtgtctgtgtatgtgtgtgtatgtatgtgtgtgtgtgtgtgtgtgtttatgtgtg
The sequence above is drawn from the Penaeus chinensis breed Huanghai No. 1 chromosome 33, ASM1920278v2, whole genome shotgun sequence genome and encodes:
- the LOC125042955 gene encoding pro-resilin-like; amino-acid sequence: MISNKLIMATVILAVAAVALSAPQVRDPLAVPAQYEFGYEVADPESGNDFGHAETRSGDSTSGQYRVLLPDGRVQVVTYTVNADSGFVAQVSYQ